The DNA sequence AAGGTGGTGGTGGTTTAGCTGTAATCCTTGTTGTGAGATTATTCCTTCTCACTTCCACAGAATCTTGTCCAGAGGAAGAAGAGTATGGAAATTCTTCAACTTTCCTAGTAAAGGGACTCATTTCAGGTGGCATGTCTTCCATTAGCCTGTTTTCCCATGGCTTGGTTGCCATCCAACGATCTAACCAGCTACAATCTGAATTGTTAACCAGTTTCTCATGCTTAACTGACTTAGATGGCTGTTTTGTCCTTGCATATGGGCTAGCATTAGGCCTAAGTTTCTGTGGCCAAGAAAACCATAACGCATTCAAAATTAACTCAGAATCACCAAACAAGCCATAGACATTAGCAGATTGACCAAAAATTTACCTGTTGAGAGAGGGAGTAGGCAATTACTCTCTCTCTTTTGATGGCTCCATTCTGCCTCATATGAAGCTTTGCTTTAACTTCACTCACAGTTCCAGGACTATCACACCATCCTTGCTGCCAATTTTCAAGACAAGAAAGACCCAGTTCTTGgtcaatatattatatatgtcttTCTCAAAACTTATCAACAGCATTTCAATTTCAATATACTACACCAACAATTACCTCGGCGTGCTTGATGGGATCCGTTTCGAAACTATTTTCATCAAGTAACTTCTCCACAGCCTGCCCTTCTGGTGACATTTTTGCAGAACGTGCTCTAACTCGAGCTTGAACTCTAACAAGTGCCTGCATGCACCTTAGAGTAACAGCAGCTTGCTTTCTCACTTGTCTTCCACGAAATATTGCTTGAATCCTTACCACTGCTCTCAAGGCCCTTAAAGCTTGCCTTGCCTGAAAAAAGTATTACATGATCTattaacaaaaacaataaaaagagGAGAAAGAAAGCATATAAAACTTATGTTCGTTTACACAaatctgataccatattaggtGAAATGCTTCTATCTTTATTCAAAGAGATTCCAAAATGAGTCAACCTTACAATGGAAGAGTCATAATCCTTGTATAGAGGATTAAGGTCGGTGATAGAAATTAgttagataaaaaagaaaactaacAGAAAATAATAACCCAACTAACAATATTCCTAATAACAAATGATAGAGTTCATCAAAATCCACAGGAATCATTGAACAAGGGTGCGTACCAAATTACAAATTCTCCGAAATGGGCAACGAAGTTTACTTCTCACATTACATAATTGGCTCGTTCAAGTTAAAATGGGCGTAATTTTAAGCATAATTGAGTTCAATTTTCTGGTCTTCTGTTCTTTATATTTTAAAGCTCATGACTTTTGTTATGATAGAACCCAAGTTGGCAAATTGTGCAAATAAAATAGGTCATTGTGATCTGAAAAGCTTAAGTCTACTTATGCACAAAAGGACTCTAACACCATAATTGAGCAAAACAAAGAAATGAAATACTTAAAAAGAGAACAGGAGGGAAAAACAGAGTCGTGTACCAGAAAGCCCCGGAAAAATGCCTGGATCCGAATAGCAGCCCATTCTCGTTTGACAACCTTAAAATCTTTTGGCTGAGCTCGGACTACAGCAGCCATGGCAGCAGCGAATGCATCATCAGAAACCAAGGACTCAACAGACGCCTCGAATGTCGTCATGTTGGTCCTTTTCATACCCGTTTTGACAGACGATCCAAAACCTTCCGATGCGCTCCTCCATAGCTTCCATTTCTTCTTTCCCTTCTCCTGAAAAccctagaaaagaaaaaagcgAAAATTCAGTACAAAGCAAAAAAGAACAGAACAGAACAGAAGATGAGAAAATAAGGTTACTTGGTCTTCATCTGCAGAAGACTTCTTGGAAGCAATAAGGGATTTCAGCCATTTTCCAGAAACACCCATTGGATCAGAAGACAATGAAGATCAGTGGGTGTTTGTTGTttgaattgaagaaaattgagaaATTGAGAACAGAGAGGAAAGCTTCGTTAATGTTAAAGTTTTTGGGCTATACTATAGTCTATATTCtgtaaagaaaaaagagacgtttggattttgaatttcgaaaaaaaggtaaaaggtcaaacatatttaataaatgaaAGTAACTACCTATAACGgatatatatctatttatttatttaattaaaggcGCTCCATCtctcttaattttaaaaactttactCTATTTCTGTAGAATTAATGTTACAGGATCAACCCACCagattacataaaaatattttttattttttgaggtAAAAATTGGGTGTCTAATTTAATTGGAAattataatttgattatagttttgaaaaaaaaagaatacaaaaaaataCAGAAGGGAGTATAATAATTGTATAATTGTAATTATGGAGTTTATTTTTCTATGAACAAAAAGGTTACTAATTTGTAATACAACTATTTTGATCAAATCGTACGAATTTATAACCATGCATTATAATTCTGTAACAATATTTACaaactaaataaaaacaaacaagaaaatatttggtaaaaattattatagaatttttgtaaagtgttactttttttttatatataattaattgcaAATGTcgatggaaatttataaatgatatataattttgaaaaatgaccAAATGCTTAGATGACTATATACTAAGTGTAGCACAAGAATGTCCAAATTAAGATAAATACTGTATTGTTTGCTGCCACTCATTAGTTTAAAATTAGTATGGCAGCTCGTGATTATTAGTGTGGTTTTGTTGAAGCTCGTATCATTTGTTGAATTggctaaaataataaacattagaAAGACTCTCAGTTgatttaaaaataaagaatgatCAGTTATATAGTGCTAAATACGAATTTATTTAATAGTGATTGAGACTATTCCTAACCTGATTTTTTAAATGTATTGAACATTTGGTGAAACTAATGCACAAAACTACACATACACTGACAAGATTCCTGTATCTAGAGCTTCATGATTAGATAAATTGTGCTTCATCTTTGTAAAATAGAGTGAATTAGAAGTATAAATTT is a window from the Cannabis sativa cultivar Pink pepper isolate KNU-18-1 chromosome 1, ASM2916894v1, whole genome shotgun sequence genome containing:
- the LOC115706994 gene encoding protein IQ-DOMAIN 8, whose translation is MGVSGKWLKSLIASKKSSADEDQGFQEKGKKKWKLWRSASEGFGSSVKTGMKRTNMTTFEASVESLVSDDAFAAAMAAVVRAQPKDFKVVKREWAAIRIQAFFRGFLARQALRALRAVVRIQAIFRGRQVRKQAAVTLRCMQALVRVQARVRARSAKMSPEGQAVEKLLDENSFETDPIKHAEQGWCDSPGTVSEVKAKLHMRQNGAIKRERVIAYSLSQQKLRPNASPYARTKQPSKSVKHEKLVNNSDCSWLDRWMATKPWENRLMEDMPPEMSPFTRKVEEFPYSSSSGQDSVEVRRNNLTTRITAKPPPPSENQLNHLSSSLSSESHYDETSTSTSSRSATPPLVFRNRKVGNLEQISTRKPSYMNFTKSTEAKLRACKASSSPNAQRYKMEELQLQFNNMSMAFSNGDTRSSAGSIPPSGSLSKDLFPPMSRSRYYDGVRTRRQ